The Helianthus annuus cultivar XRQ/B chromosome 15, HanXRQr2.0-SUNRISE, whole genome shotgun sequence genomic sequence CTATCCATGGTCGATTATATCGTCGGTACCGCTGCTAGTATTAAGACTAATGAGTGACTTGATCTAAGGTTTGACGTGTCCTCGCAAACTAGATATATAAAGTTTTACGTATGTGTGTCCTGTTCACTAGCTTTATGTTAGTCACCCATTTGTGGTGTATGTCTCTAGGTTATGGATTAAGAGAGGTAAAAAGCTCCTCTAGAATAAATTTAATCGGTGAAGATAGACGATAAGTTATTAATCTCTAGATTACAAGTAGTTTTAGATCCATATATATGATATGTGTTTTAGAGATTTTTTGTTTTTGTAATGAAAACACTATAGGAATATTTTCTAGTTTGTTAGTGATTTTATTAACATCATAACTACATAATCAATAAATATCAGAAAATTTGGATTGGAAAGTATAGTTGTATTTTCAAAAGCATCATTGAAATTTTTATTAAGTAATATGATGTTAGGAAATTAGTGTTatcaaaatgaaaaataaaaaccaGTTCTATTATTTGTTTCATCTTATATACGAACATATGTTCCCAAAGACACTAGTACATTATAAAACAAGTTCTTGCCCTCAAATACATATTAAAAAATTGCAAAGTACATTACAAAACAAGTTCTTGCCCTCAAATACATATTAAAAAATTGCAAATCACATATCATAATGAAGATTAACCCCAATATTATAAAACAAGTCATCAAGATGCACCTTCTTATTAACGTTGAACGCTTAATGGTTAATCCAAGTACTAAGAGCAACCGAGTCGAAGTTCCAAGTCCAAATCATCCGTCTCCGATTCACCAAACAAGCCGATCTCCGAATCCCATCTAACAATCTCTGAATTCTTTACAATCTTACCCTCATTTTCACATGGAAAACCAAGAAATTTACAAAACCCAAAACCGGGTATATGAGATTTCTTCATGGTTAGATCTTCACCACCTTTATCGCGCAAACAATAGGACGTGTTACCAGTCGGCGATGAGTATGACAAATCATGTTGTACATATGAGGGAGATAACACTGTTGTAGAGGGTGACAAGTTTGAAGAAAACTGAGGTGAGAAATTAGGGTTAGAATTAGGGTTTGGATGGAGGTTAAGCTTGAACAAACTACTATAGTTTGAAGAGAAGTTTTGAGAGGATGACATTTGTCTAAGCCTAGCTCTATCTCTCCTATGAACATTCATGTGGCCACCAAGAGCTTGAGCAGATCTAAACTCTCTTTTACAAAAAGTACAAGTATAAGATCTTGGAGGCCATGAGAACCCATGCACTAAATCTCCCACCTCTCCATTAACACCATCTTTATCTCTTAGAAAATCACTAAAAACTCCATTTGTTGCTGATCTTGCACCAAGAAAATTGAGATCTTTCAACCTGTTATCATCCCTCACACAGTTTCTTTTCTCCATTGCTGTTAAAAAATCATCAAACACTCCACAAATGACAAAACCCTTGATCAAAACACTAAAACAACAAGAAGAAGTGCATCAAGTTAAAGATTTGGATCAGGTTGTAGAGAGAGAAGAAGAATTAAAGAAGAAAGTGGGATCAAAATGGCATTAAGATTGTGGGGTATTTATCTGAAAATGTTGAGAATGTTTGGTCACTTATTACTAAAAGTAGAATCCTCGTCCTTGCAGGGCTACACCTTTTTGCCAAATCTAGCACTGAAATAATGGGTGTTTCTTTCTTCTCTTTGAAACATTTGTCGGATACACAAGTCATTAAAAGTTTAACATGTACTCTTTTgttcaaaactatttgttttacTGTTGATGCTCATTCGAATGGATTGGATGTTAACTTTTTCACTGGCTATAAAGCTAACAtgc encodes the following:
- the LOC110914758 gene encoding transcriptional regulator SUPERMAN — translated: MEKRNCVRDDNRLKDLNFLGARSATNGVFSDFLRDKDGVNGEVGDLVHGFSWPPRSYTCTFCKREFRSAQALGGHMNVHRRDRARLRQMSSSQNFSSNYSSLFKLNLHPNPNSNPNFSPQFSSNLSPSTTVLSPSYVQHDLSYSSPTGNTSYCLRDKGGEDLTMKKSHIPGFGFCKFLGFPCENEGKIVKNSEIVRWDSEIGLFGESETDDLDLELRLGCS